Genomic window (Gymnogyps californianus isolate 813 chromosome 2, ASM1813914v2, whole genome shotgun sequence):
TAAACAAAGCTGTTCAACGCTTCTGTCAGAAAACATGCCTCCAGCTACTGGAATAaatggcagcacagcagagatcACTTTCTCTAGCAGTTGCTAGTTCGCTATGAAAGGGACACAAGCTAGATTTTACTCTTCAGTGCACCAGTCTGATATATTCCTGGAGACCAATTGGTTGacttttgtttggttggtttggttttgataaCTTATccagattttgcagaaaatcaGTAGTGGGAGTTCCCAGACATGAGGGTCATTACAACACAGGATCTGGAATAcacatttttagtattttggtaacagaaaaatctgacCATTAGTCTCCTACACATTTTCTAAAGATACCTTATAGTAATTTATGAGTTGAACTAAAATTAAACTACAACATAAATACTGCTTTAAGCTTATAAGCAAGCTCGGTATCCAATATTTTAAGTCATCATTACAGCCTTATTATTTATCCTTACCTACACCCAGAAGTTCAACAGCAACATTTGTTATGCCATTCTCTGCAGCCAAGACAGATCGCCACTCCAAGAAATAGGATGCTACTAGTGTAGTCTCACCAAATGTGTCTGTTTTGATCAGAACCATATGCACTGGATCACATATAGATAACATAGTGGTTGCATCCACCATTTTACTTCCATCACCTGCCATTATTAAACCAAGATAAGACAGCAAGAATATTACCATCCCAAGTCCtcctcaaaattaaaaaagtatgCGTTTACATTCATTGCATAcattgcattttaagaaaaatcccACGTCCAGAAGTATAAGCAATTATCCCATCTTAAAATCAAACTCAGTTTAGGACAAAGCTACAGAAAGATTACAGTTAATTtacagagaagataaaaagatTCCTATAGTTGAGTACTCCAATGTAACTGGTTCAActgcacaaaaattaaaatggaattagcatttaagaaaataaagaatattaaagCACCATTAAGTAAAAGcaattgaaaaatattcttttaataagGTGGAGTGTGTCAGGTCAACTTACTATACATCAGTATTTAGGAAACAATTTTCTCTGTAGTTAAGCTTGACCCTATGATATAAACTGCTCCATGAGCGGCAGAATTAAcaaaatctggttttctttgaatttgtgGTATATTCACTCCCTTCCCCAAGTCCAACTGCAGTAACTCTGGCTTTCTCTTTGTTGCCTGATATTCCATAAGCTATCCTGGATTTCTACAAGATTCAGACAATATCCGGAAGTGTCTTCATAACATATTTAGCTCCTACCATGTTCCCTGGCTACCAACAGAAGAATGGTAATACAGGTTGTGGATGACTGACTCTTCTGCAGGTGTTTGCCAACTGGTACGCAAAATGACCTCACACTGAAGTTTTTCCTTCCATATGATAACAAATTTACATTACCCTTCTTCAACTGTCAGCACAAAGTTCATGAAAATCACAGCCACCTTAGTATCTCTTGCCATCTCTGAGACTTATCATCTCACTGCCAATTATGGATAAAGTTGGTCAAATTCAAAAGTTATTTAGagtggaaaagaaggaaaagaagaggcaaGAGTAGAGAAAGATCTACAAGTGGTATAACCTAATAATCAGATTCCTTAGGAAAACATGgtaaaaaataggaaagaaagcCACTAAATATCAAATGTATTTCACAATAACtctgaagtcagaaaaaaacccgaTCGCAACAGCTTACCTAGGCTATCCTTGTGTACTTCAAGTAAAAAACCATCATGAAAATCTGGCTCACAGGCACAGGGTACAGGTTTAGAACGGAAGCGCTGATTTCGAAAATGTAAACACAGAGTAAAGGTAGAACAGATTTGGCCAGGCAGAGGCTCCGGCTCCTGAAGATGTTCCAGAAAAGCTTTTCCACCCAAAACCTGAAGGTAAAGATACCTCCGTGTTGGGTCAATGTTAGCTGTAAAGCgtagcaataaaaatgaagagactACAAACAGATCTTAGGAAGCATGTTCAATATCAGTTAACTAACAGGagactagaaaaaaagaaacttttttgaAACAAGTGCTTaggagaaagtaattttaaaatgtatggaAGTTAtcttaatgtaaaataaatgaaatttttttaaaaagtcatattttATGCGACACTAATTTCTGCTGCTTACATGAATTTATCTCCTGTAGATAAGCAGGAAAAACATCCACCTTTATGCCAGTTCATACTGGATTACTAATTCAGAGTTCAAAAATCATAGACTTCAAATTTCTCTCAAAACTATGatccaaatattaaaataaacaagcaacatactttttttcaaaactggtGGTTCTCTGTCAACAAAATGTGTTGATGGTTTTGGAGCTGAAGTCCTCTCCTTTTCATTCACATCCTGGAATTACAATTAAGACTTTTTAAGGTGTCAAGGGATGCAACAGTGCTCTTATTGCAGTcttctaaaaattaaagaatcCTCCATTTCAACTGAATGCCATTCCTCAAGTATGCTCCCTTCTAGTACTTGAGATGTAACGAAACTGAACAAATACTTTCAATGTAGTATTACCATTAAACCAATTTTAGCATATGCATTAAGCTGTTCTGCTCCTAATATGTCACAAATCAGTAAAGCCATTACAAACCTTTAGAAGTAGCGAGTTTTCACTTTGTCAAAACACCAAGTCAGTAAGAGgaataagcaaaaatattttcactcttCAAAAGCTACTTACAGTTACAAACTTAAGTTCCTTCATAACATCATCAATGATTCCTCGTTGTCTTAAGGCTTTTATCAGATCTTCTGTGGATAACTGCTGATGCTCAGGTGCTAACTCTTCACGTATAGTCTCAGCCAGAACTTCTCTGATCCTGCCATGGACAtccatctgaaagaaaattcactaTATGCTATAAATACAAGCTCTTTGTATGGCAGCGAATATGACTAAACAGTCACTCTATAAGACTAAAGGTAATCTCCTAGGAACACAGAAATAACTACACCAAAATATTAATCCTTTCAGAACTAATCAAACAAGTCACAGTATCACACCAAAGCAGCTCtaccagttaaaaaaatcatgagCATACCAAACCTGAGCATTTTCACTGCTCTTGACAGCATCCCCTGCCTTGAACTTCCCTCCTTACAAACAGGTCTGCAAATCCATCAATTATAAAATGGtcactgttttaatttcttgtctCCCTCAAAATACAATAatagtttcttattttttaaggggaaaagtACACCTTTATACACTTGTAGGTAAGGCATAAAAGTAATAAATCTCCATTGCAAGCTTCCCCTATGCTCAAAGGGCAATCAGACAATTTCTGTCCttcatttcagctgtgaaactgCATGGATTTGTAAAGCTGTTTCTCACAAAGGAAAGATGTTAAGGCCACAGCCACTGGGACCTGAAATACTTTGCGATATTAGAGTTAAACCATTCGTATTTATTTCCCTGTTAGTTCAAGTCCCAGCCCGAGAACCTCGCTCAAAAAGCAgcaagtaataaataaaataaatttaaaaaaaaagcctcagtcTCAAGGTGCTGACCCCGCCGCTCAGCCCGCCAGTGCCTCGGGCCTCGCTCCCGCGGCTCCCCCGCTCGGCCGACACCGCTGctgtcctctccctgcccttaaCGGGGCAGCGACACAGAATGAGAGCAGCAACGTgggcggggacggggacgggaccgaggcggcggcggccaggACGGCAGGGGCCTCAGCTCCGTCTCTCTGTAAGCCCAGGAAAGAGGAGATGAGGGCGAGAAGTGGAAGCGGTAGGAGACGGCGGGGAAAAGGCCGCAAGGCGAGGCAGTGATTAGACGAGAGCGCGAACCGCCGCTGGCCCTCCTGGAAGGGGGCGCAAACGCCACTAAGGCCAAACGGCGCCTGGAAACCAACTGAAGCGGCTGAagtaggaaaaacaaagcagggcGAGGGAGCGGGCACGGAGCGAGCACGCTGCATACCCTGCTACCACCTCAGCGGGCACTGCTGTCACCAAGGGCCGGGGGTCCGCACCGCCGACACGGGCAGCAGCAAAGCCCGGCCGggcccccgctcccccggggctTCCCCTGGCAAGAGAAGTCGCTCCGCCGCTCTACCGCAGAGACGCCCCCACCTTGACCAGCTGCTGGTGGATGATTTGCTTTAGCTCGGAGGCTTTCTTCGGCGGCAGCGACATGGCGGCAGGGCAGGCCAGGAACCGCGACGCTTCCCGCCccgggaggaggcggggggagggggcCGGGAGACCGCGCGACGCGGGCGAGGCACCGCCCCCAACCGCCTTTCCAACGGGCGCGAGCAACGGCGCAACGGTCGGGCGCGCGGCTGCCGCCCCGCCCCTTGGCGGGCGCAGCGGGACGCGGGCGGTTACGGCCGTTACTCCCCGCCCCGCTGAGGAGAGAGGCGCAGCGCCCGTTGCTTCCTTCCTTCGCGGCCGGCATGTTTGTTCCTTGCGACCGTGGTGGGGGCTCCGCCAGCTCCGACTTTAAAGGCTTCACTCTGCTCATGGTAAGTCGCgctcctgcttccccccccgccctcgATGGGCTTGAGGGGGCGCTGCCCCAACGGGGCACCCCGAGGCGGGCGAGAGGGGCGTGTCGCTTCTCGGGGCCCGGGCGCTGAGGGCTTCTCTCTGGTCTGTGGGGCGCGGGCAGGGGCTTGTCTCCCTGGCGCGTCCGCGCCTATGGGGCAGGAGGGTCGGGGTGCTTTggtctctctctcccctgcccgGGGGTCGTCCCTGGGTACTTGCCTGCGGGAAAGCGGAGAGGCGCTGGGCAGGCGGTTGCAGTGCCCGTGTGTATATCTATCGGATGTTTTGCCGAGTAAAAGAGGATTTGCAGGGGTCCTTCCCAGAGCTGTTTCCAGCAAAGCTTAATGCGGTCTCTTCCGTTTCCGTCAATTTCTCCCTCTTCAGCCCCCCGTTTTTTGCTCCTGTCAAGCTGTTATGTGCCGAGCTATAGCTATATGCTGTCGCTCTAAGACTAAAATGCCGTATGTCGTTTTACAAGATTTGTAGTACCTGTGGGTTGCCACTGGaataaaaggttatttttccatttagatGCGatatataaatgttttcaatgaaaaattcCTCATTTCTGCTATATTTAAACTCCGATTAGGATTGTTTTAGGAGGTGTTTTAATCACCTTCGTACGTGGTATGAAATCAATTTAAGATAATCTACCTGAGGTTACTTTGTTTATTGTGGGGTAAGAGTTCCAGTGCAGGCTGCGAAGTAGCAAACCATTATTTTTCCTACTAGTGAGTCCCTTTATTACTTAAAGGTAACCTTATCACCTTTCATTGAGGGCTGCATAGCCTGGGATGACTCTGCAGGCTGCACGGGAAGTCATTCCAGATCAGCTGACTAGCCACAGGAAATAGATCGCggctgttttctttgtgtgggGGTAACAGGCTATTGAATACCAGCCAGTTTCTAATGACAGTCTGTAAGTGCTGTTACGTCCTCTTTCACCGTGAGCTTATCAGCATCACATTCGGTGTGTTTCCGCAACTGGTGGCAGCAGCAATTCGTAGACACAGACTTGCTTATAAACTAGAGGGAAGCAACCGAAAATCGTAATGTTGTCTTCCTGTAATAGTTTCTGTAGAAGGACACAAActctttaatttctctttctgtgccaTCAGATTAGATCAGTATCTGCCTCCATTGGTGATAACCCATGGCAATTCCTATGAAATGAATCCAAGATGACCCTTAGCATTTTCATCCTTAAAAGATAAAAACCAATCTACTCTGTATATGAGTCAAGCTGAGATTTACAGGTTTAATATGTAATATCAACATCACCGTTAGGTGTCACTTGAGGCCTGCCAATCTCGGCATTAGTCGTTTGAGTGACTTACCTACTCTGTatccaaaaaaagagagggaggagacaAGTTTCCAAGCCTTTGTTTAAGTTTACAATGAGAGAGGATTATTCACAGAAGTGGTCAGGATGTTTTTGTGGGACAGGGACCAAAGTCTGTATTAGTAATCTGTTAAGAAATAGTCACCTTTGTCAGAGAATGAGCAGCCACTTTTAGAAGTCATGTTTGACCAGAATTGAAGTAATTTAAACTTTCACTATTTGAAGAGCATCTTGTGTTGTCCATAAAACACACTGTAATTCAGAAACTTCTGTTACTTCAGCCAGCAGTGTCAGTGGGAAATGTTGGTCAACTGGCAATAGATCTAGTGATTTCCACGCTTGACATGACTAAAGTTGGTTACTTCTACACTGATTGCCTGGTGCCAATGGTTGGAAATAATCCATAtgcaacagcagaagaaaactcaATGGAGCTAAGTATAAATGCTGAAGGTGGGTATTGAATGCTGAAGGTATTTGCAAGCTGCATAAGGTGCAAGAATGTCACAGTTACTTGTGACAAAAACaacagtttttgttgttgttacatTTTGCTTATGTGAACAATGTTTAAACTAAGGTCAGTAATAACAACTTCAGTAACTTACAGATAAGAATGTATTTACACTTCACAGAGGAAACTGTTACTATTGTTATTTTGGATAACCAATTTGACATGTGGAACCAGTGAGAAATGTTGAATTTCAGCCGTATTACAGTGCAGCCAAAACTCTCAGTGGTTGTAATCCAAAGCAACATGAAGTGTGCACATACTTACAGTAAACTGCTGGAATGCAACCTGAATTTCTGGTGTCGAAAGATATTTATCCTCTCTCCTTCTGTCCGTCCGTTCCGtccgtccttccttccttcccacctatgtttgcctttttccttacGTGgtgtttctccctctccccccttcAAATTCTTAGTTTCTTTCCCTATATTGACTATTgtatttcatcctttttttttcctcttaaatcaTGGCAATCTCAGAACAATCTGTCAGTCTTTGCAAAGCTGCATAAAGAGATTATCTGAATCATTACAGGAGGCAGatcttcatgtatttttcttcattcaatCCTTTGAATTTAAGACAACTGAAATTAAGTCCAATGAAGACAATGCACaaaaatacgtatttttaaCACTGTGGATATTGTCAGGCTTTCCCATATGAATTGATAGCTGAAAAGTTTACTATCCTGAGGTTTGTAAGTTTGATAAACCTGAATATTTCTAAACCCAGATCtctgtcttgctttcttcttacgaaacttaattatttcttcttgtaGTTTATTCGTTACCTTTAAAGAAACTTGTAGTTCTGCAGATCAGATCACCTTTTATAAAGGTATGTATGTTCATTCATTGTTCTTACTTCACTATTCAGTTTGAATAGTTCTGCTGGCAAATAGTTTAAGTGGcctagcaaaatatttttctactttgtctgTAACACCTTCTGCAGTTGATACAAAACCTGACTTCTGCATTCATTGAGGgttgaggttttgttttgtttttccaagccCCAGAACAGCCCACCTACGTTGGTAGATTTGAGTGTAAACATGTCCTTAGTTATTAACAgtcttgaaaatataaaatggtctgggttttctcctttttttttttttttcccctttacgTTTATAGCTTTTGTGTGTTCTTCTATTGCAATAGCTTAATTTTTGGTGTCACTccaatttaattatttcatagtGTTCTATATTCATTTAAACTGCATTCATTatgtaaaaaatgaagaatttaaaattactcaTTAACTGGACAGTggctgtaatttaaaataagcagaataCCATGCCAGAAAAAGCTTTGTGCTGCAGTTTCTAGCAGTTCAAAGTGTGGAAAAATACTGCGTGATCCTACCATCCCATCTTACTCTAAAGCCTTTTCCATTGGTATTAGTGGCACACAAAGCAGGTGGTACTGTTGTTGCTAACATGGTCTTAATGataatttttatcattataCGTGTAGTTTTGATTAAGTAAACATCCAGAGCAgtcctctgctttttaaaaatatatctgaagCTGAAGACTAAATGGATGTGAAGAAAAATTTACATCACTGCTAAACAGTATATGTAGCACCTAGTATTGTTgacttttggcttttttttaagaacacaatatatttttaactttttttctctgtctttgcatAAAGAACAAGTACAGGCCATTCTGTCAAGCACTCCTTTCTTGGGTGAAAAGCAGCGAATGTGCCAGAGTTGTTCTTCTGTCTAGCAGCCATGCATACCAGCGTGATGATGAGCAACTTCTTGGGTATGTTTGCGTCATTAAAAGACCTaattaatgtttctgttctttttgaCAAAGTGACGTATTTCCCTCTACTGAGTACTTTTGGCAGGGTTCTTTTGCTTGGCTGTGTACATATGTCATAAAATACTTAGTATCCTATTAAAACATTATGTTATACAGGATTAGTCTCTGAACTTTGTTAGTTACTACTATCGAAAGTACTGAGCAAATAATAAGCTGTAAGTAAATTGCACTTGGCCTGCACTGTCAGGCAACAGAGCCTCAGTTTTAACTTCTTAATTTCTTGTGGCTGCAAGCAATGTCAGGGATTAGCTGCTAACGTACAGATCATGGATTAGATTTTtaacaattaattaaaatagtttcttaCCTCTTCTTCattattctgcattttgaaggttttctttaatatactaagttgtcattctttttttataggAAGTTATCAATTCTTATTTGTTGGGAGGCAACTGCAAGGTTGAGactatatgtatttttactaGATATTAcccctttaaaaaacaagcattACTCGCTGATTGAGGACATCATAATTGGTGGTTTAACAgaaccaaccaaacaaaaatcagtatttttgcaAAAGACCAGTTGTTATTCTCAGGCTATATAAATGTGTAGGGCCTTAAAGGAGGTTTAGGTCCATGCACGTCCCAGATATGGTTACCGGTGATATTTGCATACAGTTGCAGAATGGCCAGCTAACATGGAATGAAATGAGAGGGACAGATGCAGTCTGAGTCATAAGTTGTGGTGATTTAACCCCCCCCACCTTCTCCCTCAGCACCACAGAATAACTCTCTTATAGCAGATTCACTAAAGAGTGAGGATAATGCATTCAGAAAATACTTAGACTTGACTGAAGTCTGCATCTATTTGTAGTGTGagcttattaaaaatactgtatcatGGTGAAGTCCAAGTTTACCCTAACAAACTTTAAATTAATCACCTCTtatctgaaggaagaaaaagcacattttagtTGTAAATCTTTTTAACAACCATAAGCAGTTCTCCTATTTATGTGCTTATGTATCTGGCATTTGCCAGTTATTTGAGCCTCTAAAAAGAGGGTACCTTAGTTCTATTTGTGGCAGAAAGTTGAGCAGTTTGTACTGTTTTGAGGCCACAGGCTACTTTTTAACTTTGCtttgaggaggaagggaaagtcAGTGCAATTCTTAATTGCAGGTGTGAGGTCCTCAATGCTTGCAGCTTCTTTCTGTCACAAGTAATAACACTGGTAGTGTCTTTTATTGTCAGACTGAATGTATTCTTGATTTGTTTCTAGCACACCGCTACGCTACCTACTTACACCTGATCTTGAGAAAGCAGTTGGAGGCCTTATGCAGGAGctaaactggaaagaaatggaaaaagtagCAGCTTACCCTGGAataaatgatacagaaaaagtTCTACATATTCCTGGAGGTGGCATCACAAAACTATTGTTTACTGAGAGGTGAGTTGCCTAAAGATAAGCACAGAAAGGTATCAGAAGTCTTGTTTTTAGTACATGggtaaaattatcttttaaaccGCTACGTTATAGGAAAAGTCCCTCTTTTTGTAGGAAAAAGTTTTATAGGAGTAGAACTTCTTCTGGATCAAGCCAataattaagaggaaaaaaatagggaatTCTGCATCATAAAgttaaaatatgataaaaatacaagtgaatgggtgtcgtggtttaaccccagccagcacctaAGCACCATGgagccgcttgctcactccccccacccagtgggatgggggagagaatcggaaaaaaaaaaagtaaaactcatgggttgagataaagacagtttaatagcacaaaaaggaagaaaataataataattataataataagaataaaaataaaattacaataataatactaaaagaattagactatacaaagtaagtgatgcacaatgcaattgctcaccactctCCGACtaatgcccagttagttcctgagcagcgatccgcccctcccagccaactccccccagtttatatactgggcatgacatcatatggtatggaatatccctttggccagtttgggtcagctgtcctggctgtgtcccctcccagcttcttgtgcccctccagccttcttgctggctgggcacgagaagctgaaaaatccttgacttagtgtaaacactacttagcaacaactaaaaacatcagtgtgttatcaacattattctcacactaaatccaaaacacagcactataccagctactaggaagaaaattaactctgtcccagccgaaaccaggacaatgggctaaaggaaaataataaagcCTTTACAGTTAAGATTGTGATTAATGTGATATCTGATTTTATGCAAACTGCAATTTGTAAATAGTAAAATTCCTGTACCTGTGATACTTTAACTAAAACTGTTTCCTGTGACAAATAGTTCCATCAtcagttggggggggggtgtgtggaaTTCTGAGCACTAAGAATGAGTTAAGGTTTCAGGGCCAGCAAACAATTAGATGTGGGGGTTTTCTTAAAAGGTGTGTGCATCAGAAGTTGTGCTGAAAGCATGTCTGAGTTTCAAATTTTGGATAGTAATACTCGCTTGTTATGGTACAACTGTGTTAGCTCTGCGAAAGgtgtttgttttgtaagtgtcaggtggaaaattcacttttattttttagctaTTGTTTTTGACACCTGTCCAAACTGTTGCATCCAACAGCAGGAGAGTTACTAGTATCATGCTTACCTTTGTACTGGCTTTGGTGTGGGAACAAtatacaaatgcaaaagaaaagacctCCCAGgactttaggggaaaaaaaaaataacaatcttaatatctaaatgaaaaaatgggAATATTGTGAGTAAAGTAGTGATACGCAGCCTGCAAAACTGCTGtttgaaatacacagaaagataAGGAGTGATTATATCAAAGGACCTGTTTAAATGCCCCACCAGCGCAAAAATGCAAACTAAGTATGTAAAAGAGGCCCTGAGCAACTCTTCATGACCTAGGATTCCTGCCTcacaaagcaaagaacaaattCAAGACTGAGAAAAGAACACAAAGTGTTGTCGGggtttaacaccagccagcaactgagcaccacgcagctgctccccctccccctccctcccagtgggatgaggaggaggattgggaagaaaagtaaaacttgtgggttgagataagaacagtttaataactaaaacaaaacataatcataacaataataataataattgtaatgaaaaggaatataacaagcagagagagaaataaaacccaagaaaagacaagtgatgcacagtgcaattgctcaccactcgctgaccgatgcctgagcagcgatccgcccctcccagccaactccccccactgTTtgtatactgagcatgacgttccatggtatggaatatcactttggctagttcaggtcagctgtcctggctctgctccctcccagcttcttgcacacctgcttgctggcagagcatgggaaactgaaaatctttaacttaggataagcactacttagcaacaactaaaacatcagagtgttattaacattattctcccactaaatccaaaacacagcactgtactagctactaggaagaaaatcaactctatcccagccaaaaacaGGACAAGTGTGAAAATGCAATCAAGGAagtctgaagaggaaaaaaaaa
Coding sequences:
- the PSMG2 gene encoding proteasome assembly chaperone 2; the protein is MFVPCDRGGGSASSDFKGFTLLMPAVSVGNVGQLAIDLVISTLDMTKVGYFYTDCLVPMVGNNPYATAEENSMELSINAEVYSLPLKKLVVLQIRSPFIKNKYRPFCQALLSWVKSSECARVVLLSSSHAYQRDDEQLLGTPLRYLLTPDLEKAVGGLMQELNWKEMEKVAAYPGINDTEKVLHIPGGGITKLLFTESCSKGIQMAVLLKFCSEGDNIPDAFALINYLNEWLQLIKSESNNSTDTSSQWKIPSSWRLLFGSGLPPALF